The DNA segment GACTTTACCGTTCATTGCGACAATCATGGTTCGGATTCCACGCTGGGGTGTGTTTTTCAGGGCGGCGGCCAGGGATCGGGCTCCGCCGCGGCGCAGCCGGTTGCCCAGCGCGGTCGCGGTTGCATCCGCCAATATGGGGTCATCGGCCAGGACAACGGCCGCGTCTCCCAGGCCGTAGCTGAAGGAATGACCCACGGTTCCCGATGACGTGCAGCAGGCTGTGATCCTGTTGCGTGGTTCCAGGCGCAGGCCGAGCTCCCCGGGGCCATTGGGGCCGCAATAGATACCCACGGTGACGGCATATCCCAGATACATGGTGATATCTCCCCCGTTTTCGAATATCACGTGATTTGCTCCCGCCCGCACCAATTCGCGGACCACCTCCAGGCCGATGGCTCCGGCAACAGCGGACATGGGGCCGGTGCCCGCCCGCCGGGCGGCCGCGGCCATGTGGCGGGCGATCCGGGGCGATCCGGGGCG comes from the Candidatus Aminicenantes bacterium genome and includes:
- a CDS encoding UPF0280 family protein — protein: MTTHSIQYRETSARLTCLPRYRDLAMETLHETHARLCDYISRDRKFFNSFAPVDCRPGSPRIARHMAAAARRAGTGPMSAVAGAIGLEVVRELVRAGANHVIFENGGDITMYLGYAVTVGIYCGPNGPGELGLRLEPRNRITACCTSSGTVGHSFSYGLGDAAVVLADDPILADATATALGNRLRRGGARSLAAALKNTPQRGIRTMIVAMNGKVAYRGDAPAWVKTRTFLPPKIQEVHHASA